TGTGCCACGGAAGGAGAATGAGGCCTCACGTGCCCCTCGTCATGAGACCGGAGCACTGATATTAGCGGGGACTAAATTTGACTGACATTGTTCAAGGTGGATGAGTGAGCTCTAAAGTGCACGAAGACGTGTTTGTGTGAGCGTGTCGGCGTTTATGATGACACGGGGAAACATCAGGAAGAGGCTGGGGTCTGAATGCAGTGGTCACTGCTTCATGGCACATTCATAAGGCGGATGTACGATCTACTGATTCACTATGCATGCGTGCATGCCGGCAAAACCCTTAGAGCACCTCGAAGACGTTCTTTGAACACCTTTGTCATGTGTGTCATAAGGGGAGGGGGGTTTGGTGGGCCATGCCTGAATTTTGGAAACCATGCGGTGATGGTGTGACAAACTTGGGAATGATGATCGTGTGTTCACGGGTGTGGCGGTGCAGCATAGGAGACTCGCATCTAGTTAGGCTGGGACAGTCCCAGGGCCGTAGCCAGGGCAGCCACGAGGAGGGCGGAGCTGAACAGAACCGCCGCGCCGCCTGATCGGAACACCGGGCGGCCGTTCAGGGGCTGCACCGGCCTGAAGGTCCCCACCATGGGCTTGCCGTCATGGAACTTGAGCTCAGAAAATGCCCGCagctgaaagaaaaaaaattgaaagtCAGCATTTGGGGAAAATACTTTAGTGCAGCAATGAAAAATACAATTGAATATTGAAAAAGGGAATAATGGAGTTCCACAAGGCTCCGTGCTCAGACCGTGACTAATTACACTATTGTTACTATTTACTGAAAACCATAAATGTTCTCTTCGATCCAATTACAAATACATTCTATTTTTCTTGTCTGGAACAACCCACTACATGTGTATACATTTTCTTATTCATCCAGGTCCTTGTATTCTCAGGTCAGTCAATCGATGGCAagcggactgtttggtttgtcttagaagacgtttcgcctctcatccaagtaagcttaatcagttcatgctcatagacttagattggtcagatctagtcttagactatattggtcagatctagtcttagacttagattggtcagatctagtcttggacttatattggtcagatctagtcttagacttatattggtcagatctagtcttggacttagattggtcagatctagtcttggacttatattggtcagatctagtcttagacttatattggtcagatctagtcttagacttagattggtcagatctagtcttggacttatattggtcagatctagtcttagacttatattggtcaaatctagtcttagacttatattggccagatctagtcttagacttagattggtcagatctagtcttagacttatattggtcaaatctagtcttagacttatattggtcagatctagtcttagacttagattggtcagatctagtcttggacttatattggtcaggtctagtcttagacttatattggtcaaatctagtcttagacttatattggccagatctagtcttagacttagattggtcagatctagtcttagacttatattggtcagatctagtcttagacttatattagtcagatctagtcttagacttagattggtcagatctagtcttagacttatcttggtcagatctagtcttacacttatattggtcagatttagtcttagatttatattggtcagatctagtctttgacttatattggtcagatctagtcttagatgtatattggtcagatctagtcttagactaagattggtcagatctagtttgagatttatattggtcagatctagtcttagacttatattggtcagatctagttttagatttATAtcggttagatctagtcttagatttatatTGGTTAGATtggttagacttagattggtcagatctagtctagaactggtctatttttcttgtttttgggaAAGCTACGTGGAcaccataccgtatttttcggattataaatcatagttttttcatagtttggtcggggttgcgacatatactccggagcgacttatgtgtgaaattattaacacattaccataaaatatcaaaaaataatatttatctcattcgcgtaagagacgaagaaaatgtcagcaatcgtcacacacacgccaaccaaaaagaatttggcgggggcgggtcgtggcagaagtgcattgtgggtcatgggatgctaactgctgctatgtccgtagctattaaaatggaccatttcaacattggcggtaacttataaaaactgagaagggctgaacaaaaaaggcaccgaaaaggaaatcatattctgccgattacaagctggacgtagtgaaatatgcagcagaaaacggcgatcgagcagcagaaagaaaggacaaaccaggagctatatatatatatatatatatatatatatatatatatatatatatatatatatatatatatatatatatatatatatatatatatatatatatatatatatatatatatatatatatatatatatatatatatatatatatatatatatatataaatatatatatataaaatatcaaaTGTATGCCATAAAATTTCCTTCTGAGAAAACCTGTTATATTgcataatttaaaattaaaacatttttttaggctCTTTCGCTTGTGGTTgagacattttatatatatatatatatatatatatatatatatatatatatatatatatatatatatatatatatatatatatatatatatatatatatatatatatatatatatatacagtatatacatatgtgtgtatatatatatatatatatatatatatatatatatatacatacatatatatatatactgtatatatatatatatatatatatatatatatatatatatatatatatacacacatatgtatatactgtatatatatatatatatatatatatatatatatatatatatatatatacacagtatatacatatgtgtgtatatatatatatatatatatatatatatatatatatatatatatatatatatatatatatatatatatatatatatatatatatatatatatatatatatattaggcagATTGGAGTGAATGACGCTGTGGTTAGTGACACTTAATTAAATAGAAATGGATTGAAATACAGATGggaatacattattttatttatttaatggcaATTTGTGATGAAATAAAAAATCCCTTATTTTTAGCCATCTTCCTGagaaatttaccatattttgaaaAGCAAATGCTGACTGTATGGTGGACTCTGTTCAGTAGATTGTTATGCAGATCTCTAATAAACCACATTTATTAATATGCCCAACCTGATCAAAACTCATAGGGATGGGGTTCTCGAACAATGTCCAGATCACGGCCTCGGTGCAGCCTGGTGTGGTCAGGGAGCCCTTGTAGCGGTAAAAGGTGGTCAGGTTCTGTTCAGGTGGAATGAACTGTGCCAAGGAGGCGGGAGGCAGCGAtgtgttgccgtctgagaagagACAACAACATTAAATCTTCTGCCATGCTGTTgtggttttgtttattttgaagAAAAGTCAGCACCTACTTGTTGTTTTGATGCTTCGCAGAGCACTGACAATGGGCTCATACTTTCGGTTGGCAGTATTGGAAACCTGAAAGTGGGAAATTCATTTCTTTGCTGTCTTTCCACTTGGACAGTGTGTGTTAAAAAGTACACAGTTCAAATAGTTACCACATAGAAAAAGCCCAGGACTGCAACTCCCTCTGGATCCGCCAGTGCTGTCGTCAGATCGGTGTAATGATGCTTCATGTGCACAATGTGCAGCTGCAAcacaaaaatacttttttttggttCAAATCGCCCAACAAAACTATCTTAACTTAATCAGTCTGGAAGGCGTTGCAACACTTGTGGAGGGAAAAGGTACAATCTAAGGAATGTTGCTGAAGTGAAGAAACTTGAATCGTTCACAAAAACCCACATGACCTAAAACTATGATGTGGCCTCAGTTATTCCAAGAAGTAGTTTAACCCTCCAAGGATGACTTCATAGAGGAGCGAAAGGACAACAAATTCCTCGGGGAGTTAAGAGTGCATGAAACATGTTTGATTCATATTTATTTCTACTTGTTTTTTGCTCAAATATCTCAATTAACTTCAgtcctaaataaaaacagcagACGTCATGTTTTATTTTTGCCCATTTGATCTAATTATGTcagttttatccatccatccattttctaccgcttatcccttttgaggtcgctgggggtgctggagcctatctcagttgcattattttattttgaaacatttgCATCAGTCGATGAGTCATCATCCTTATAGGAAATGTTAAAGGGTTGGGTATTGTGGTGAGGATGAGTAATACAACTTATGTTAATGTCTTGTTTTCATTTTTGCTGTGTCAGATTACAAACTTTATAGCATTGTAGTATCTTGGGGACAAAAAAGTCCTCATTGACTACAACTATACtgtaattaatatttttaaatgaagagTAATTTCACAATTTTCAAATTTCAGGGAAtcattttggaaaaaaagtgtacaattcatcatattttctgtttgttaataaatgggacaatTTTGGTCACATTTTTCTCTAATTCCATGAATTATCATCACGTCACTACATACCACCTCCCTCCCACAGCGTCAAAGACTGCACAGTTAAAAATGTGAATTATAATGGTAGTCAATGAGTTTTTTTGATACTACACCTATATAAAGTTTTGAATCTAACCATACAAAAAATGTAACAATGCAAAGAAATGGATATTTCGGCCTGATCTTTACGCCAGAACCTCAGCCCTTTAACATTCACTATTAATGATAACTCATGTGATGCAAAATGTTCAGAATAAAAGAACTTGACAAAATtgcatttaaaattttaaaattaagtaGATTAAAAAACACATGACATGTTTGCTGTTTTTATTGACGACTGCAGCTAATAAATAATTTCTGCAAAAAAGTAGAAAAAGTATCAATCCAAAATGCTATTGTACACTCTTAACTTCCTGTGGACATTTTCATCCATTAGCTACTTAGTTGACAAAATGTTTTTCCAAGTGAATCATTGATAtatgaaaacattttaaatggATATATTACAATTAGACATGAGAAGGAGAAATAATTCCTTTCAGAGTAACACAACCAAACCAATGACCAAAAATAGAGCAAAGATGTATCTTAAAGGATGATTATACTCTGAGGGTTAAgcaacaataatttaaaaatgatTAGCATAATAAGGTGACTCGCACAGTCAGGAGATGGAGGTTTTCTCTCTTTCTGCAtctctgtgtgaagtttgcatgtgcCTTTGTTATTCCAGCCATAGCAGCGTCATATAGCATATACGTACCGGATTTATAtgaccccattcctgggtggatctcacgtgagaggaagaAGGGGGTTAATTATttggcaatgcagtctgctgaaaatgatggaaagcgccactctaaatAGCAACTGACGCGGTGGTCAACGTTGGAATTGACAACACTATATTGCCATATGGCGGTTAATGTGGATAGTGCACACCCCatttttgtcacgtttcatgtgtcaggtaaaccgcgacaaaaTGGGCCCCCTTACCCCCTTATAtagatttatagatatatatacagtaaatagtaTAAACGTATATAGATATAAAGATAGATAAACAGTATATAGTCTATAGATTGGGTCAATTCAACCTAATCATTAATTTGTTCTATATGATTTTTGGTGACATTTTTGTTCATAAATGTGCTGGtagatttttctaaataaaatgttGGGAAACGCCGGTTGAAGCAACAATATGAAACAATTCTACAGTCCTTCTTCGCCACATCGTGCTTTTAAGTTTGCGGC
This Entelurus aequoreus isolate RoL-2023_Sb linkage group LG05, RoL_Eaeq_v1.1, whole genome shotgun sequence DNA region includes the following protein-coding sequences:
- the ca4a gene encoding carbonic anhydrase 4a, with the translated sequence MQHLLVIVLLASCWTFCTGAGDWCYQSQFTCEHQCNTPDKWNHANDACAGKQQSPINIVTRKTLKDERLTPLQFTNYQQIFRGTIKNNGHSVQVGVPHLSTISGGGLTTTYKAVQFHLHWGNNGEAGSEHTIDGEQYPMELHIVHMKHHYTDLTTALADPEGVAVLGFFYVVSNTANRKYEPIVSALRSIKTTNGNTSLPPASLAQFIPPEQNLTTFYRYKGSLTTPGCTEAVIWTLFENPIPMSFDQLRAFSELKFHDGKPMVGTFRPVQPLNGRPVFRSGGAAVLFSSALLVAALATALGLSQPN